Genomic window (Acidimicrobiia bacterium):
AGTCGACGTCGACGGTTTCGCCGCACGAGCGACAGACCAGGTGGTGATGGTTGTCACCGACTCGTTGCTCATAGCGGGCAGAAGACCCGGCCGGTTGGATACGCCGTACGAGGCCCTTGTCGACCAGAACGCCGAGGGCGTCGTACACCCCCTGGCGCGAGATGGCACCGATCTCGTACCTGACCACCTCCGCTACATCGTCTGCGGTGCCATGCGGTCGTTCGGACACCGCCCGCAGGACCGCCAGCCGCTGGGCCGTGACCTGGACACTATGTTGGCGAAGTAGGTCAGCCGGGTCGATGGATGGCTGAGCGGACATGGTCACATGATCTGCCCAATTCTGGATTTTGTCAAATATTGGCCCTAGCCCACCTGTTGGGAGCGCGAGGAAATCGCCGCAGGGACGTGCCGGAGCTACGTCTCGCTCAGTGATCCGCGGACTGTCGGCGCCGGTGAGTAGCTTGAAGGCCTCGTATTGCCTAGCCGGCTTCATCTCTCGAATCACAACAGAACTAACCCAATATGGTCTGGCCGACCAGAGCCCAACTCCCGATCTCCGGCTCACGGCAGGATGGCGTCGAGGAGGCGTTCGGCCGACACTTCGCCGAACACGGTGACGACGAAGGCGATGGTGGGGATGAGCAATCCCGCCGCGGTTCGGAGGAGGTTGTTGGTGGTGGTGACGGTCGCGGGGGCGTCG
Coding sequences:
- a CDS encoding Fur family transcriptional regulator, with the translated sequence MSAQPSIDPADLLRQHSVQVTAQRLAVLRAVSERPHGTADDVAEVVRYEIGAISRQGVYDALGVLVDKGLVRRIQPAGSSARYEQRVGDNHHHLVCRSCGETVDVDCAIGTAPCLHVADDQGYEIDEAEVIYWGHCPACRTGAGT